A genomic segment from Yimella sp. cx-51 encodes:
- a CDS encoding O-antigen ligase produces MAAGRVARRLLTWASVALGAGLAITVLLGAGQQIPHRPTLVLVGAVAVLLFALSLHEAALVPLAFLPLYLVSERAGLGSIDLSVSDLALFVAVWPAAILGPRPFSPALRTLLWLSALYQACLLFTLIQNPYRANYVEWAHEWVLISGALVVGWTIGRRGFAGLALSILLGTASLLAVATIVTGIQQYLDGNFEAVYVTSPMPMHKNFIGGVMGICAIIAWVRPQELVWRRVSPVALGLLLVALAMSQSRQAIVGLAVAIALIAVRRGVKHPRRVLAFAALPALGLTAQTVREQLGATSDSARFNSVNQRVTWFSDTIDVWSHQPLFGVGLRWWYTDRFAQRFQPPNALLEVGSSAGWIGVLGFAIWSIGSLVVSTRDRSAYGMIAFGVLTDRIVQGQLDVFWVAVSASLPFIVMGICLGGRAAQVEADRISSAVATTPSGVENPPIRTA; encoded by the coding sequence ATGGCTGCCGGCCGAGTCGCACGCCGCCTGCTGACCTGGGCAAGCGTTGCGCTGGGAGCGGGTCTGGCGATCACGGTGCTCCTCGGCGCGGGCCAACAAATTCCACATCGACCGACCTTGGTGCTCGTCGGTGCGGTCGCGGTCCTGCTGTTCGCGTTGAGCCTGCATGAGGCTGCGCTCGTACCACTCGCATTCCTTCCGCTCTATCTCGTGAGCGAGCGCGCGGGACTCGGCAGCATCGATCTGTCGGTGTCCGACCTAGCGCTCTTCGTGGCTGTCTGGCCGGCAGCGATTCTGGGTCCGCGCCCCTTCTCCCCAGCCCTTCGTACGCTGCTGTGGCTGTCAGCGCTCTATCAGGCCTGCCTGCTGTTCACCCTCATTCAGAATCCGTACCGTGCCAACTACGTCGAGTGGGCCCACGAGTGGGTACTCATCAGCGGCGCTTTGGTCGTTGGTTGGACCATCGGGCGGCGAGGGTTCGCTGGTTTGGCGTTAAGTATCCTGCTCGGCACCGCAAGCCTGCTCGCTGTCGCCACCATCGTGACGGGCATCCAGCAATACCTTGACGGCAACTTTGAGGCTGTCTACGTGACCTCGCCGATGCCCATGCACAAAAACTTCATCGGCGGAGTCATGGGCATCTGCGCCATCATCGCCTGGGTGCGTCCGCAGGAGCTCGTGTGGCGGCGCGTCTCACCGGTCGCCCTCGGGCTACTGCTTGTTGCACTCGCCATGAGTCAGTCCCGCCAAGCAATTGTCGGGCTTGCTGTCGCGATCGCTCTCATCGCCGTCCGCCGGGGGGTGAAGCACCCGCGCCGGGTACTCGCGTTCGCCGCTCTGCCCGCCCTTGGACTGACGGCACAGACAGTGCGGGAGCAACTTGGCGCAACATCCGATTCCGCAAGGTTCAATTCGGTGAATCAGCGCGTCACCTGGTTCTCCGACACGATCGACGTATGGTCCCACCAGCCGCTGTTCGGCGTTGGCCTGCGGTGGTGGTACACGGATCGGTTCGCTCAACGCTTCCAGCCGCCCAACGCATTGCTCGAAGTGGGCTCCTCGGCCGGGTGGATCGGGGTTCTGGGGTTCGCGATCTGGTCCATCGGCAGCCTCGTCGTCAGCACCCGTGACCGCTCTGCCTACGGAATGATCGCTTTCGGAGTCCTCACCGACCGGATCGTGCAAGGACAACTTGACGTGTTCTGGGTCGCGGTTTCCGCTTCGCTTCCGTTCATCGTCATGGGCATCTGCCTCGGTGGACGCGCTGCACAGGTGGAGGCGGACAGAATTTCTTCGGCCGTGGCGACAACTCCAAGCGGCGTCGAGAACCCGCCCATACGTACGGCGTGA